The Actinomadura graeca nucleotide sequence TGCTGGAGCAGGCCGGGTGGGAGCGCGCCGACTCGGGCGGCGACCGCAAGGCGCTCGTCGCGCGGCTCTACGCCCGGAACCGGCTGGCCGACCCGGGGCCGCTGCGGGGGATCGACGCGCCCGCCGAGGAGCTCGACCGGTTCAAGGACCTCGTGGACGGCGCCTTCGTCGACATGTCCGAGGACGGGTGACATGCCGGGCGCGTCGGCGTCGCAGATGGCCTGATCCGCCCGGACACGTGCGTCCCGGAGACGGAAGGCATTCCTGACCGTGACGCGCTCGCCGGAAGTACCGCCGCGGGCCCTGGGCGCTGGATGATGCTGTCAAGGGCGCGCAGCGGTCCACCCGGGGGGCACGGGCGTCTTCGACGACGTCGGAGACCCCGGCCGGTGCCTCCGGGGTTCCGCTGCGGGCGGCCAGCCGCGACCGAGGAGCCGATCGCATGACCCTGACCGTGGACGAGGCGGGCCGCGCGCTCGCGGACCCGAAGTCCTACGCCGACGACCGCCGCCTGCACGAGGCGCTCGCGCTGCTGCGCCGCGAGGCCCCGGTGCACCGCGTCGAGGCACCGGACTACAACCCGTTCTGGGCGGTCACGCGGCACGCCGACGTCCTGGAGGTCGAGCGCGAGCACGGCGTGTTCCTCAACGCGCCGCGCACGATCCTCAGCACCGCCGAGATGGACGAGATGAACCGGCAGCGCATGGAGCAGGGCGTCGGGCTGCGGACGATCGTCCACATGGACGACCCCGACCACCGTGTCGTCCGGGCGATCGGCGCGGACTGGTTCCGGCCGCGGGCGATGCGGGACCTCGAACCGCGGGTGCGGGAGCTGGCCCGGCGGTACGTCGACCGGATGGCGGAGCTCGGCGGCGAGTGCGACTTCGCGCGGCAGGTCGCCGTGCACTTCCCGCTCTATGTGATCCTGTCGCTCCTCGGCCTCCCCGAAAGCGACTTCGACCGGATGCTCAAGCTCACGCAGGAGCTGTTCGGCGGGGACGACGACGACTACCGGCGCGGCGCCACCAAGGAGGACAAGCTGGAGGTCCTGATGGACTTCTTCGCCTACTTCCAGCGGCTCACCGAGGCGCGCCGGCGGACGCCCACCGGCGACCTGGCCTCCGCCATCGCCAACGCGCGGATCGACGGCGAGCCGCTCAACGACTTCGACACCGCCTCGTACTACGTGATCGTCGCGACCGCCGGGCACGACACCACCAGCGCGACGATCGCGGGCGGGCTGCACGCGCTCATCGAGCATCCCGACCAGCTCGACCGGCTCCGCGCGCGGCCGGAGCTGATGCCGCTCGCCGTGGACGAGATGATCCGCTGGGTCACGCCCGTCAAGGAGTTCATGCGGACCGCGGCGCGCGACTACGACCTGCGCGGCGTCAGGATCCGCGCGGGCGAGTCGGTGCTGCTGTCCTACCCGTCCGCGAACCGCGACGAGGACGTGTTCGGCGACCCCCACCGCTTCGACGTCGGCCGCGACCCGAACAAGCACCTGGCGTTCGGGTTCGGCGTCCACTACTGCCTCGGCGCCGCGCTGGCCCGCATCGAGGTCCGCGCGTTCTTCGAGGAACTGCTCCCGCGGCTGTCCTCCATCGAGCTGAACGGCCCGCCCGAGAGCACCGCGACCACGTTCGTCGGCGGCCTCAAGCGGCTGCCCGTCCGCTACACGGTCGCCTAAGGGGGCCGGTATGCGGATCGGGGCCGCGGTGCTGCGCGCCGCCGACGGGCCCTACACGATCGAGACGCTGGAGCTGGACGGCCCGGGACCCGGTGAGGTGGTCGTCCGGATCGCGGGCGCCGGGATGTGCCACACCGACCTGCTGGGACGCGCGCCCGGCGACTTCGTGCCGAAGCCGGTGATCCTCGGGCACGAGGGCGCGGGCGTGGTCGAGGCGCTCGGCCCCGGCGTGGCGGGCCTCGCCGAGGGCGACCCGGTGGTCCTGTCGTTCGACTCGTGCGGGTCGTGCGCCAACTGCCGCGCCGCGCTGCCCGGCAACTGCCGGGACATGGCCGCGCTCAACCTGGCCGCCGTCGCCGCGGACGGGCGGCCGCGCGTCACCGACGGCGGCGGCGGGGCCGTCCACAACCGGTGGTTCGGTCAGTCGTCGTTCGCCACCCAC carries:
- a CDS encoding cytochrome P450, translating into MTLTVDEAGRALADPKSYADDRRLHEALALLRREAPVHRVEAPDYNPFWAVTRHADVLEVEREHGVFLNAPRTILSTAEMDEMNRQRMEQGVGLRTIVHMDDPDHRVVRAIGADWFRPRAMRDLEPRVRELARRYVDRMAELGGECDFARQVAVHFPLYVILSLLGLPESDFDRMLKLTQELFGGDDDDYRRGATKEDKLEVLMDFFAYFQRLTEARRRTPTGDLASAIANARIDGEPLNDFDTASYYVIVATAGHDTTSATIAGGLHALIEHPDQLDRLRARPELMPLAVDEMIRWVTPVKEFMRTAARDYDLRGVRIRAGESVLLSYPSANRDEDVFGDPHRFDVGRDPNKHLAFGFGVHYCLGAALARIEVRAFFEELLPRLSSIELNGPPESTATTFVGGLKRLPVRYTVA